A stretch of the Panicum virgatum strain AP13 unplaced genomic scaffold, P.virgatum_v5 scaffold_4868, whole genome shotgun sequence genome encodes the following:
- the LOC120694312 gene encoding uncharacterized protein LOC120694312 isoform X1: MTILSTVCTKLLCTNAHLGRRVAAHHFKVYIRGSRNGIAILDSDKTLICLRNALHFIGSLIRQNGRSFFLKTNHFFIYLIMEKMIYSIMEKMGSCINDSQWKIGAFLTNSYANPKKFRSRKKKIHFGLNQQPDCVVIPNPDRKSSVILEANRSQIPIASLVDSTIPWESNKRITYPIPANDTIQFIYLFRHSITKTVILERPRITASEAGTRSGGGRYLASASDPKGGNRFKNTFFLFYLKCKILLSWVVGYLGKRRKITILFVFSVAVVGLLLWLFPGVTELFLELLKELFPKLLKDLLNVVMTWVLFLLQSLFEGFQEARRATLGGMDKESPSCSEGETALKEEEPTVLHMEDEDWNALSPIQEIPPFHSPERGEVAPNNPVPAGPAAPAAPPAPAAAPEQPLSAKDRIFFNLTQLHGSLSPEEAFFGSLSPEEFLDLTNEIYEKKESILEELRRLTGPVNGQILWQDDTSGNTIRNPQSGKEYDPSMLSMILDSLRQHGRNSKYYKRFLNDRIDTLKKNELINLELNDPSMEELDPLNQVKLLTN; the protein is encoded by the exons ATGACAATCCTTTCAACTGTCTGTACAAAATTACTTTGTACGAATGCACATCTCGGCCGTCGGGTAGCTGCTCACCATTTTAAAGTCTATATCCGTGGTTCCAGAAATGGAATTGCTATTCTCGATTCAGACAAGACACTGATTTGTTTACGAAACGCTCTTCATTTTATAGGATCTCTCATTCGTCAAAATGGCCGTTCCTTCTTTTTAAAGACTAATCATTTCTTTATATATTTGATAATGGAAAAAATGATATATTCGATAATGGAAAAAATGGGGAGCTGTATCAATGATTCTCAATGGAAGATCGGGGCTTTTTTGACCAATTCTTATGCTAATCCTAAGAAATTCCGTTCAAGAAAGAAGAAAATCCATTTTGGGTTGAACCAACAACCTGATTGTGTGGTTATTCCGAATCCAGATAGAAAGTCATCGGTCATACTGGAAGCTAATCGATCACAAATACCGATTGCATCCTTAGTTGATTCTACGATCCCATGGGAATCCAATAAAAGAATCACTTATCCCATCCCAGCAAATGATACTATACAGTTCATATATCTATTTCGTCATTCGATCACGAAAACAGTGATTCTTGAACGGCCAAGAATCACAGCAAGTGAAGCGGGTACTAGGTCCGGGGGCGGGAGGTACCTAGCCTCTGCCTCTGACCCAAAAGGGGGGAATAGGTTTAAAAatacctttttccttttttatttaaaatgtaAAATCCTCCTTTCCTGGGTCGTCGGCTATTTGGGAAAAAGGAGGAAAATCACTATTCTTTTTGTATTTTCCGTAGCTGTTGTAGGTCTCCTTCTTTGGCTTTTTCCGGGGGTCACGGAGCTCTTTCTGGAGCTACTCAAGGAGCTCTTTCCGAAGCTACTCAAGGACCTCTTGAATGTTGTCATGACATGGGTACTTTTTCTACTCCAGTCCCTCTTCGAGGGATTTCAGGAGGCCCGCAGAGCGACCCTGGGAGGAATGGATAAAGAAAGTCCCTCCTGCTCCGAGGGCGAAACAGCCCTTAAGGAGGAAGAGCCCACCGTCCTCCATATGGAGGACGAGGACTGGAACGCCCTCTCGCCCATACAAGAGATCCCCCCTTTCCACTCTCCGGAAAGGGGGGAGGTTGCCCCTAACAACCCGGTTCCAGCGGGacctgctgctcctgctgctccaccggccccagcagctgctc CCGAGCAGCCTCTGAGTGCCAAAGACAGAATATTTTTCAACTTAACTCAATTGCATGGGTCCTTGAGCCCAGAGGAAGCTTTTTTTGGGTCCTTGAGCCCGGAGGAATTTCTAGACTTAACAAATGAGatttatgaaaaaaaagagagcataCTGGAAGAACTTAGACGTTTAACTGGCCCAGTTAATGGCCAAATACTTTGGCAAGATGATACCTCTGGAAATACAATCCGAAACCCGCAAAGCGGTAAAGAATATGATCCAAGTATGTTGAGTATGATTCTTGATAGTTTGCGGCAACATGGACGAAATAGTAAATATTATAAAAGATTCCTCAATGATAGGATTGATACcctaaaaaaaaatgaattaatTAATTTAGAACTTAATGATCCTTCAATGGAGGAATTGGATCCATTGAATCAAGTCAAGCTACTAACTAACTGA
- the LOC120694312 gene encoding uncharacterized protein LOC120694312 isoform X2, with the protein MTILSTVCTKLLCTNAHLGRRVAAHHFKVYIRGSRNGIAILDSDKTLICLRNALHFIGSLIRQNGRSFFLKTNHFFIYLIMEKMIYSIMEKMGSCINDSQWKIGAFLTNSYANPKKFRSRKKKIHFGLNQQPDCVVIPNPDRKSSVILEANRSQIPIASLVDSTIPWESNKRITYPIPANDTIQFIYLFRHSITKTVILERPRITASEAGTRSGGGRYLASASDPKGGNRFKNTFFLFYLKCKILLSWVVGYLGKRRKITILFVFSVAVVGLLLWLFPGVTELFLELLKELFPKLLKDLLNVVMTWVLFLLQSLFEGFQEARRATLGGMDKESPSCSEGETALKEEEPTVLHMEDEDWNALSPIQEIPPFHSPERGEVAPNNPVPAGPAAPAAPPAPAAAPEQPLSAKDRIFFNLTQLHGSLSPEEAFFGSLSPEEFLDLTNEIYEKKESILEELRRLTGPVNGQILWQDDTSGNTIRNPQSGKEYDPSMLSMILDSLRQHGRNSKYYKRFLNDRIDTLKKNELINLELNDPSMEELDPLNQVKLLTN; encoded by the exons ATGACAATCCTTTCAACTGTCTGTACAAAATTACTTTGTACGAATGCACATCTCGGCCGTCGGGTAGCTGCTCACCATTTTAAAGTCTATATCCGTGGTTCCAGAAATGGAATTGCTATTCTCGATTCAGACAAGACACTGATTTGTTTACGAAACGCTCTTCATTTTATAGGATCTCTCATTCGTCAAAATGGCCGTTCCTTCTTTTTAAAGACTAATCATTTCTTTATATATTTGATAATGGAAAAAATGATATATTCGATAATGGAAAAAATGGGGAGCTGTATCAATGATTCTCAATGGAAGATCGGGGCTTTTTTGACCAATTCTTATGCTAATCCTAAGAAATTCCGTTCAAGAAAGAAGAAAATCCATTTTGGGTTGAACCAACAACCTGATTGTGTGGTTATTCCGAATCCAGATAGAAAGTCATCGGTCATACTGGAAGCTAATCGATCACAAATACCGATTGCATCCTTAGTTGATTCTACGATCCCATGGGAATCCAATAAAAGAATCACTTATCCCATCCCAGCAAATGATACTATACAGTTCATATATCTATTTCGTCATTCGATCACGAAAACAGTGATTCTTGAACGGCCAAGAATCACAGCAAGTGAAGCGGGTACTAGGTCCGGGGGCGGGAGGTACCTAGCCTCTGCCTCTGACCCAAAAGGGGGGAATAGGTTTAAAAatacctttttccttttttatttaaaatgtaAAATCCTCCTTTCCTGGGTCGTCGGCTATTTGGGAAAAAGGAGGAAAATCACTATTCTTTTTGTATTTTCCGTAGCTGTTGTAGGTCTCCTTCTTTGGCTTTTTCCGGGGGTCACGGAGCTCTTTCTGGAGCTACTCAAGGAGCTCTTTCCGAAGCTACTCAAGGACCTCTTGAATGTTGTCATGACATGGGTACTTTTTCTACTCCAGTCCCTCTTCGAGGGATTTCAGGAGGCCCGCAGAGCGACCCTGGGAGGAATGGATAAAGAAAGTCCCTCCTGCTCCGAGGGCGAAACAGCCCTTAAGGAGGAAGAGCCCACCGTCCTCCATATGGAGGACGAGGACTGGAACGCCCTCTCGCCCATACAAGAGATCCCCCCTTTCCACTCTCCGGAAAGGGGGGAGGTTGCCCCTAACAACCCGGTTCCAGCGGGacctgctgctc ctgctgctccaccggccccAGCAGCTGCTCCCGAGCAGCCTCTGAGTGCCAAAGACAGAATATTTTTCAACTTAACTCAATTGCATGGGTCCTTGAGCCCAGAGGAAGCTTTTTTTGGGTCCTTGAGCCCGGAGGAATTTCTAGACTTAACAAATGAGatttatgaaaaaaaagagagcataCTGGAAGAACTTAGACGTTTAACTGGCCCAGTTAATGGCCAAATACTTTGGCAAGATGATACCTCTGGAAATACAATCCGAAACCCGCAAAGCGGTAAAGAATATGATCCAAGTATGTTGAGTATGATTCTTGATAGTTTGCGGCAACATGGACGAAATAGTAAATATTATAAAAGATTCCTCAATGATAGGATTGATACcctaaaaaaaaatgaattaatTAATTTAGAACTTAATGATCCTTCAATGGAGGAATTGGATCCATTGAATCAAGTCAAGCTACTAACTAACTGA
- the LOC120694314 gene encoding ATP synthase subunit alpha, mitochondrial: MEFSPRAAELTTLLESRMTNFYTNFQVDEIGRVVSVGDGIARVYGLNEIQAGEMVEFASGVKGIALNLENENVGIVVFGSDTAIKEGDLVKRTGSIVDVPAGKAMLGRVVDALGVPIDGKGALSDHERRRVEVKAPGIIERKSVHEPMQTGLKAVDSLVPIGRGQRELIIGDRQTGKTAIAIDTILNQKQMNSRGTNESETLYCVYVAIGQKRSTVAQLVQILSEANALEYSILVAATASDPAPLQFLAPYSGCAMGEYFRDNGMHALIIYDDLSKQAVAYRQMSLLLRRPPGREAFPGDVFYLHSRLLERAAKRSDQTGAGSLTALPVIETQAGDVSAYIPTNVISITDGQICLETELFYRGIRPAINVGLSVSRVGSAAQLKAMKQVCGSSKLELAQYREVAAFAQFGSDLDAATQALLNRGARLTEVPKQPQYEPLPIEKQIVVIYAAVNGFCDRMPLDRISQYEKAILSTINPELLKSFLEKGGLTNERKMEPDASLKESALPYL, from the coding sequence ATGGAATTCTCACCAAGAGCTGCGGAACTCACGACTCTATTAGAAAGTAGAATGACCAACTTTTACACGAATTTTCAAGTGGATGAGATCGGTCGAGTGGTCTCAGTTGGAGATGGGATTGCACGTGTTTACGGATTGAACGAGATTCAAGCAGGAGAAATGGTGGAATTTGCCAGCGGTGTGAAAGGAATAGCCTTGAATCTTGAGAATGAGAATGTAGGTATTGTTGTCTTTGGTAGTGATACCGCTATTAAAGAAGGAGATCTTGTCAAGCGCACTGGATCTATTGTGGATGTTCCTGCGGGAAAGGCCATGTTAGGCCGTGTGGTCGACGCCTTGGGAGTACCTATTGATGGAAAAGGGGCTCTAAGCGATCACGAACGAAGACGTGTCGAAGTGAAAGCCCCAGGGATTATTGAACGTAAATCTGTCCACGAACCTATGCAAACAGGCTTAAAAGCAGTGGATAGCCTGGTTCCTATAGGCCGTGGTCAACGAGAACTTATAATCGGGGACAGACAAACTGGAAAAACAGCAATAGCTATCGATACTATATTAAACCAAAAGCAAATGAACTCAAGGGGCACAAATGAGAGTGAGACATTGTATTGTGTCTATGTTGCGATTGGACAAAAACGCTCGACTGTGGCACAATTAGTTCAAATTCTTTCAGAAGCGAATGCTTTGGAATATTCCATTCTTGTAGCAGCCACCGCTTCGGATCCTGCTCCTCTGCAATTTCTGGCCCCATATTCTGGGTGTGCCATGGGGGAATATTTCCGCGATAATGGAATGCATGCATTAATTATATATGATGATCTAAGTAAACAGGCGGTGGCATATCGACAAATGTCATTATTGTTACGCCGACCACCAGGCCGTGAGGCTTTCCCCGGGGATGTTTTCTATTTACATTCCCGTCTCTTAGAAAGAGCCGCTAAACGATCGGACCAGACAGGTGCAGGTAGCTTGACTGCGTTACCCGTGATTGAAACACAAGCTGGAGACGTATCGGCCTATATCCCCACCAATGTGATCTCCATTACAGATGGACAAATCTGTTTGGAAACAGAGCTCTTTTATCGCGGAATTAGACCCGCTATTAACGTTGGCTTATCCGTCAGTCGCGTCGGGTCTGCCGCTCAGTTGAAAGCTATGAAACAAGTCTGCGGTAGTTCAAAACTGGAATTGGCACAATATCGCGAAGTGGCCGCCTTCGCTCAATTTGGGTCAGACCTTGATGCTGCGACTCAGGCATTACTCAATAGAGGTGCAAGGCTTACAGAAGTGCCCAAACAACCACAATATGAGCCACTTCCAATTGAAAAACAAATTGTTGTGATTTATGCTGCTGTCAACGGCTTCTGTGATCGAATGCCACTAGACAGAATTTCTCAATATGAGAAAGCCATTCTAAGTACTATTAATCCTGAATTACTAAAATCCTTCTTAGAAAAAGGTGGCTTAACTAATGAAAGAAAGATGGAACCAGATGCTTCTTTAAAAGAAAGCGCTTTGCCTTACCTGTAA
- the LOC120694315 gene encoding NADH-ubiquinone oxidoreductase chain 4, whose translation MLLAILLILLQTGTTDLQILLTTEFSERRQILLWIAFFASFAVKVPMVPVHIWLPEAHVEAPTAGSVILAGILLKLGTYGFLRFSIPMFPEATLCFTPFIYTLSAIAIIYTSLTTLRQIDLKKIIAYSSVAHMNLVTIGMFSPNIQGIGGSILLMLSHGLVSSALFLCVGVLYDRHKTRLVRYYGGLVSTMPNFSTIFFFFTLANMSLPGTSSFIGEFLILVGAFQRNSLVATLAALGMILGAAYSLWLYNRVVSGNLKPDFLYKFSDLNGREVSIFLPFLVGVVRMGVHPKVFPDCMHTSVSNLVQHGKFH comes from the exons ATGCTATTAGCTATTCTGTTGATTCTTCTCCAAACAGGAACCACCGATTTACAAATTTTATTAACCACTGAATTTAGTGAGCGGCGCCAAATCCTTCTATGGATTGCCTTTTTCGCCTCTTTTGCCGTCAAAGTGCCTATGGTACCAGTTCATATTTGGTTACCCGAAGCCCATGTAGAGGCACCTACGGCTGGATCCGTCATCTTGGCAGGAATTCTTTTAAAATTGGGAACCTACGGGTTTTTAAGATTTTCAATACCCATGTTTCCCGAAGCGACACTTTGTTTCACTCCTTTCATTTATACTCTAAGTGCGATTGCTATAATATATACTTCCTTGACCACTTTAAGACAGATCGATCTTAAGAAGATCATTGCCTACTCCTCAGTAGCCCATATGAATTTGGTGACTATTGGTATGTTTAGTC CGAACATACAGGGAATTGGAGGTAGCATTTTACTTATGTTAAGTCATGGACTGGTTTCTTCAGCCCTTTTTCTATGTGTTGGTGTTCTATATGACCGACATAAGACTCGACTTGTTAGATATTATGGAGGTTTAGTGAGCACCATGCCGAATTTCTCTaccattttcttctttttcactTTAGCCAATATGAGTTTACCCGGCACTAGCAGCTTTATCGGGGAATTTCTAATCTTAGTAGGAGCTTTCCAAAGAAATAGCTTAGTAGCCACATTAGCAGCGCTTGGGATGATTTTAGGCGCGGCGTATTCCCTTTGGCTATATAATCGTGTGGTTTCTGGAAATTTAAAACCCGATTTCCTCTATAAATTCTCCGATCTAAATGGCAGAGAAGTTTCCATATTTCTACCTTTTCTTGTTGGAG TTGTTCGGATGGGTGTTCACCCCAAAGTGTTCCCGGACTGCATGCATACATCCGTAAGTAACTTAGTGCAACATGGCAAATTTCATTGA
- the LOC120694316 gene encoding NADH-ubiquinone oxidoreductase chain 4-like → MLEHFSECYFDLSGPILCPVLGSITPLFIPNSSIRLIRLIGLCVSLITFLYPPVPRIQFDPSTANSQFVESLRWLPYENIHLYMGIDGLSLFFVILTTFLIPICISVGWSGMRSFGKEYITAFLIREFLMIAVSCMLDPLLFYVLSESVPIPMLCGAEHLLFAGIKLFLCRGLVQ, encoded by the coding sequence ATGTTAGAACATTTCAGTGAATGCTATTTCGATCTAAGTGGTCCTATTCTCTGTCCCGTGCTAGGAAGCATTACTCCTCTTTTCATTCCAAATTCTTCAATAAGACTGATACGATTGATTGGTCTGTGCGTTTCTCTTATTACTTTTTTGTATCCCCCTGTTCCTCGGATACAATTCGATCCTTCTACGGCCAATTCTCAATTTGTGGAAAGCCTTCGATGGCTTCCTTATGAAAACATCCATTTGTATATGGGTATAGACGGTCTTTCATTATTCTTCGTGATATTGACCACATTTCTGATCCCTATTTGCATTTCAGTGGGTTGGTCTGGTATGAGAAGTTTCGGGAAAGAGTATATTACAGCATTTCTAATTCGTGAATTTCTAATGATCGCCGTGTCCTGCATGCTGGATCCTCTACTATTCTATGTTCTTTCCGAAAGCGTGCCAATCCCTATGTTGTGCGGAGCTGAGCATCTTCTATTCGCTGGGATCAAGCTTTTCCTCTGCAGGGGCCTTGTGCAGTAA